The Anopheles cruzii unplaced genomic scaffold, idAnoCruzAS_RS32_06 scaffold02585_ctg1, whole genome shotgun sequence region GCGTGTAGCCTTCCGATGTGCTCCATGAAGAGCTTCGCATGATCGTAATCGATCGGATTGTGTTTGTTCCACAGCTGGAAGTCGCGCAACCGAAGATCCTCCATCACGATGACCGATTCTTGCGCCGCCTCATCACAATGTGCATGGTAGCACCGAGGGGCATGGAAGAATCCTTCCCCGGGGCTTGTTAAACCCTTCTCTCCTTGATACTCGTAGATCTTTGGCAGAAGCTTGTCGTACACGAGGGCCTCGCGGGCGAAGGCAGCCATCGCGTGGAACTGTTCACGGCGCGTATCGTCCAGCGGTGGTATCTTGCACAGATACGGTACGCTCCGAGCGCCTTCCGTCACGATGGCCTTGTACATCTGCCCGACGAACCCATCGCCCTTGCTGGAGCCTAGATCGAACGTGATCGAGAATCGGCCCTCCGTGAAGCCTTCCCGCGGGGCCAGTTTTTCTAGCACGGCATACAGATACGCTGGCAACTCGGGGACCGCTTCATGCCCGTGTCCATTGGTGACGGCCGTTTCCGTCACCAGCTTTGCCTGCTCTGCCATCGTCTGCTTGGGCCCACGGAACGCACGATTCTCAGACACAGGTCCACAACGGCGAACTCACCGCACCAGACTGCTGCGACGCAGATTGCCAATCGACGAGTCCGGAACACTGCCGGCGCGAGATAAGTGTCGCGCTGTCTCTGTCGCCCGTAAAGTTCTCGTCTACCTAAATCTTCTTTGCTTTGGAATTGAGTGTGCCGAATGATTGGCGCTTTTTGCACGCTGTAATAGATGCTGTTTGTACATTCGCGGGGAAGCACCCCACAGCTCTACTCGACACTCCCCGAAGGCCGACCGACAGGGAACATATTGTTTGCCGTGGCCGTTATAACAGGATCTATTTTGTCTTCTATCATACAGGCGACCATTAGCCGGCCAGTTGATTGGGTGTCCCCTTTCGCGACCCTTGTAGAAGCTGATGATTGACTCGGCCCGCCAAAGTGCCTCGCATATGAGaagaggaagtcgaaattgtCGAAAATTACTCAACGTCTGTGAGACCTCGGTGGAGACGACCCGACCGTGGTCAAGAATTTCACAGCTCTGGGTGACGTCTTAAATGGTGATTGGACCGAACCGGTTGGACCGAATTTCAATGGAATCATTTTTGACGTAGACAACAGCACCTAGATGCGCGCGCCCGTTGCCGTCCCGGGGCGCGCACGATAAGATAGGGAACGGGGCGCGCGCTCAAAGAAGTGCGCCAACACTCGTGCCCAAGATCAAATAGCTCCCCGCGCCAGTCCCACCACGGGGCGGAACAATACCATAAATGGCTGTCGTGTGCTGCCTCGGTGGCCCGTCCCGAGCAATGATTAGATTCTGCGACACGCGAAGCACCGTGACGGAGCGGAATGTTGACATCGTTCCGGCCGGTCAGCTGGTTTAGGTTTGAATGTGTTCGTTTCGGTTAGGTTTTCGCTGGATCattctgccttttttgtgtgtgccgcgcgATATTTGCTAATGACCACGAGCAGCGTGGTgggggaaacaaaacaagacacCACAGGACCGAATTGGGTGGCACCTGGTgagaaaacgggaaaaaatcTTCCGCGAACTGCGCGTATTGATATTTACGCTCGATGATGATTAGCATCACTTTTTGTCCGCCGACCATcgaaaggatgatgatgatgatcatgatgatatCACTG contains the following coding sequences:
- the LOC128276818 gene encoding uncharacterized protein LOC128276818 — protein: MAEQAKLVTETAVTNGHGHEAVPELPAYLYAVLEKLAPREGFTEGRFSITFDLGSSKGDGFVGQMYKAIVTEGARSVPYLCKIPPLDDTRREQFHAMAAFAREALVYDKLLPKIYEYQGEKGLTSPGEGFFHAPRCYHAHCDEAAQESVIVMEDLRLRDFQLWNKHNPIDYDHAKLFMEHIG